The sequence below is a genomic window from Campylobacter sp. MIT 12-8780.
AGTTCGTAAAATTCAGCTATGGTTTTAGAAAAATTCTCACGAGGTAAATAATAAAGGCTTTGATTAGCGACAATCAAATCCATTTTTTCGCTAAATAAATGCTTAAAACTCGCATTAGCTTCTATGATATGACACTCACCTTTTAATGCCCCCCCCCCTGTGAGACTTTCATAAGTTTGCTTTAAGCTTGGCACTATATCTATGCCAAAGGGCTTGTAACCCTTGCTTTGAAAGTATTTTGAATGCACTCCATTACCACAACCAAAATCAAGCATGGTTTTACCTTTAAAATTAAGCTTGTATTTTAGAATTCTCTCATAAAAACGCACTATATGTCCATCAGGAAAACTTAAGCCATAGCCTTGTTTGTCGTATTTGTCTGTATAAGCCTCAGTTGAATTTGTCATCTTTTCTC
It includes:
- a CDS encoding class I SAM-dependent methyltransferase, whose translation is MTNSTEAYTDKYDKQGYGLSFPDGHIVRFYERILKYKLNFKGKTMLDFGCGNGVHSKYFQSKGYKPFGIDIVPSLKQTYESLTGGGALKGECHIIEANASFKHLFSEKMDLIVANQSLYYLPRENFSKTIAEFYELANEKAILFATMMSEKNYYFKHALKEAQNGLREVKLEGRLNETSYIHFVKDTKELCELFKPFKPLFLGEYDPINFYDFEGSAHHFIFIGIKE